From a region of the Gordonia sp. PP30 genome:
- a CDS encoding site-specific integrase has product MPSGRYQARYPSPVDGSSTPAPTTFGTKKAAAAYLAEVQTDIERGRWKSAEQIAAEEAEAAAERAGTLTIAQLGDVWMESIPSENHRVISASRLRRFINPELGDIFVTELTRERCEKWHRDMEERLCPGAPTQRTRTYAALHAMLKLAVHMDLIAASPLRIKGLLVDRPAREPQTATPAEVDALAAAMPLELAMFLQISAWCGLRLGEVNGLQIGDIAVDRATPVPLRPVVRIQIRRHVVQGRGTGSMRIVPGSKATGRTESVVVPPHLHAALWEHIEKYARKVEPRWVFPGTRTVDMPVGPATVDRRWRIARGTCDMEHLVFHDLRRTSSTTAAMAGATVGELKERLRHRTSEAAERYIVSARGADADLAARMSQHAANPHRTAVRAESGVGVADMLDEAAVDAVIDTLTDLIERVRGSGDAELARRLVEGIDTVHAEVHELVEQ; this is encoded by the coding sequence TTGCCCAGCGGCCGGTACCAGGCGAGGTACCCGTCGCCTGTCGACGGGTCGAGCACGCCTGCACCGACGACGTTCGGGACGAAGAAGGCAGCGGCGGCGTACCTCGCGGAAGTTCAGACCGACATCGAGCGGGGCAGGTGGAAGTCAGCGGAACAGATCGCGGCCGAGGAAGCCGAAGCAGCGGCGGAACGAGCCGGGACCCTCACCATCGCGCAGCTGGGTGACGTGTGGATGGAGTCGATCCCCAGCGAGAACCACCGAGTGATCTCGGCGTCGCGGCTCCGACGGTTCATCAACCCGGAGCTCGGAGACATCTTCGTCACGGAACTCACCCGGGAGCGATGCGAGAAGTGGCATCGCGACATGGAGGAGCGACTGTGCCCCGGTGCTCCAACGCAGCGGACTCGTACATACGCGGCGCTCCACGCGATGCTGAAGCTGGCGGTTCACATGGACCTGATCGCTGCGAGTCCACTCCGGATCAAGGGACTGCTGGTTGACCGGCCAGCACGCGAACCACAGACCGCGACACCGGCCGAAGTCGACGCACTTGCTGCGGCGATGCCACTCGAACTGGCGATGTTCCTGCAGATCTCTGCTTGGTGTGGGCTCCGGCTCGGAGAGGTTAACGGGCTGCAGATCGGAGACATCGCGGTGGACCGGGCCACGCCCGTCCCGCTGCGACCGGTCGTCCGAATCCAGATCCGCCGACACGTTGTGCAGGGGAGAGGCACCGGCTCGATGAGGATCGTTCCCGGCTCCAAGGCGACCGGCAGAACCGAGAGCGTCGTGGTCCCACCGCACCTCCATGCTGCGCTCTGGGAGCACATCGAGAAGTACGCGCGCAAGGTCGAGCCGCGGTGGGTGTTTCCGGGGACACGAACGGTGGACATGCCCGTCGGGCCGGCGACCGTGGACCGGCGGTGGCGGATCGCGCGAGGGACGTGCGACATGGAGCATCTGGTCTTCCACGACCTGCGGCGCACGTCGTCGACCACCGCAGCGATGGCCGGTGCGACAGTTGGAGAGTTGAAGGAACGGCTCCGCCATCGCACCTCGGAAGCGGCCGAACGCTACATCGTGTCGGCGCGCGGAGCGGACGCGGACCTGGCTGCGCGTATGAGCCAACATGCTGCGAACCCGCACCGCACTGCGGTTCGGGCTGAGTCCGGAGTCGGAGTTGCGGACATGCTCGACGAGGCAGCGGTCGACGCGGTGATCGACACCCTCACCGACCTCATCGAGCGCGTGCGGGGGAGCGGCGACGCCGAACTCGCACGTCGTCTTGTTGAGGGAATCGACACAGTGCACGCCGAGGTGCACGAACTGGTCGAACAGTAG
- a CDS encoding chromosome partitioning protein: protein MTAQGLNPHPDDPFDAERALAAAERWVRGEARRRRRLGRLLLLLAETGVSERALADRIGLGRHAVGQLIADARVEREAAA from the coding sequence GTGACCGCCCAGGGACTGAACCCGCACCCTGACGATCCCTTCGACGCGGAACGCGCACTCGCAGCCGCAGAGCGGTGGGTCCGGGGCGAGGCACGTCGCCGTCGCCGTCTGGGCCGGCTGCTCCTCCTGCTCGCGGAGACCGGCGTCTCCGAGCGCGCCCTGGCCGATCGCATCGGGCTCGGTCGCCACGCGGTGGGTCAGCTGATCGCGGACGCACGTGTCGAGCGAGAGGCCGCGGCGTGA
- the nrdI gene encoding class Ib ribonucleoside-diphosphate reductase assembly flavoprotein NrdI, with protein sequence MGDPRLPLVVYFSSVSENTHRFVMKLGARAQRIPLLDRAGEFRVDEPYILICPTYGGGKISQTGGLETHAGSGYVPKQVIRFLNAEHNRSLIRGVIAAGNTNFGEEFGVAGEIIARKCQVPYLYRFELMGTADDVDRVREGLAEFAAGPSFAR encoded by the coding sequence GTGGGTGATCCGCGGCTGCCGCTGGTCGTCTACTTCTCGTCGGTCTCGGAGAACACCCACCGCTTCGTGATGAAGCTGGGGGCGCGGGCGCAGCGGATCCCGCTGCTCGACCGCGCGGGGGAGTTCCGCGTCGACGAACCCTACATCCTGATCTGCCCCACCTACGGCGGCGGCAAGATCTCCCAGACCGGCGGCCTCGAGACCCATGCGGGCAGCGGATACGTCCCCAAGCAGGTGATCCGCTTCCTCAACGCCGAACACAACCGCTCCCTCATCCGGGGCGTGATCGCGGCGGGCAACACGAACTTCGGTGAGGAGTTCGGGGTGGCCGGCGAGATCATCGCCCGCAAATGCCAGGTGCCCTACCTCTACCGCTTCGAACTGATGGGGACCGCGGACGACGTCGACCGCGTCCGCGAAGGCCTCGCCGAGTTCGCCGCCGGACCGTCGTTCGCACGCTGA
- a CDS encoding DUF87 domain-containing protein yields the protein MPAPDTVDASEQDDAEIEAERERAAQKDAAEAQERALQVEAERYIDLLPEIQSARPLPAQTTQGPETPRLSGADWVADRLRRVIEPIAPAGTQLAVGVVGETVAATVQPPAGVKGRPIAHAMLAAIEQQGNLGGFSAVRAGGNVFTLRRDGVGATVDAWASHGRKAGTFHDDPESRAAVWDAAGLSVPGSVKGKKRRPKCTEFSEDPRGGNVVLELPGGLTIEHVKRARAALRQSLNAPDLEVTERGVRPVLHLNTKRVDADFPPVNPMSPTLFVRPRTTAERHVAAKDFVLPLGVRGDGSTILVPQAATPHMAIFGGTGSGKTTLVTALVDAACLQGASVLLADGRAGKDLRQIALSGRNGIIGYCAGSQASLHRAVQYAHDEYRVRQVLQEQLQREGIEYQPTPLVLVFDEWGSWLHTLNGGTKEQKAAAEVTRTRMEQLAAEARELKVFVVLVGQHAYISALPGELRGNLRTQVVVGRPDDKHLAALFADQRAAATQVRDGINPQIKGRSLVADVNEEGDMTISMFQAFFNPPGPAAEAMERAVAAAPRPRRISWRFPRGDELGGDGSWQDWTPATDPSSDTLPVQILDLPDGTPDPAAAIYDPTSRSYRPGRKPLSLVHATTN from the coding sequence GTGCCCGCGCCCGACACCGTCGACGCTTCCGAACAGGACGACGCCGAGATCGAGGCCGAGCGGGAGCGCGCCGCGCAGAAGGACGCTGCCGAGGCACAGGAGCGCGCGCTGCAGGTCGAGGCCGAGCGGTACATCGACCTGCTGCCCGAGATCCAGTCGGCGCGTCCGCTGCCCGCGCAGACGACGCAGGGCCCGGAGACGCCGCGCCTCAGCGGTGCCGACTGGGTCGCCGATCGTCTCCGCCGGGTGATCGAGCCCATCGCTCCCGCCGGCACCCAGCTCGCCGTCGGCGTAGTGGGCGAGACCGTCGCGGCGACCGTGCAGCCGCCGGCCGGTGTGAAGGGGCGGCCGATCGCGCACGCGATGCTCGCGGCGATCGAGCAACAGGGAAACCTCGGCGGTTTCTCCGCCGTCCGGGCCGGCGGGAATGTCTTCACCTTGCGGCGCGACGGGGTCGGCGCGACCGTCGATGCATGGGCCTCGCACGGCCGGAAGGCAGGTACGTTCCACGACGATCCCGAGTCGCGTGCGGCCGTCTGGGACGCAGCCGGGCTCAGCGTTCCGGGCTCGGTCAAGGGCAAGAAGAGGCGACCGAAGTGCACGGAGTTCTCGGAAGACCCGCGTGGGGGCAACGTCGTGCTGGAGCTCCCCGGAGGGCTCACGATCGAGCACGTGAAGCGGGCTCGGGCAGCGCTGCGCCAGTCGCTCAACGCACCTGACCTCGAGGTGACGGAGCGCGGCGTACGGCCGGTCCTGCACCTGAATACCAAAAGAGTCGACGCTGACTTCCCACCGGTGAATCCAATGTCGCCCACGCTGTTCGTCCGACCTCGCACCACCGCTGAGCGACACGTCGCTGCGAAGGATTTCGTGCTCCCGCTCGGCGTGCGCGGCGACGGCAGCACGATCCTCGTACCGCAGGCAGCAACCCCGCATATGGCGATCTTCGGCGGCACCGGGTCAGGCAAGACAACGCTGGTCACCGCGCTCGTCGACGCCGCCTGCCTCCAAGGGGCGTCAGTGTTGTTGGCCGACGGCCGCGCAGGCAAGGACCTGCGGCAAATCGCCCTCAGCGGGCGCAACGGGATCATCGGATACTGCGCCGGCAGCCAGGCCTCACTGCACCGCGCAGTGCAGTACGCGCACGACGAGTATCGGGTCAGGCAGGTGCTGCAGGAGCAGTTGCAGCGGGAGGGCATTGAGTATCAGCCGACCCCGTTGGTGCTCGTCTTCGACGAATGGGGCAGCTGGCTCCACACGCTCAACGGCGGCACCAAGGAGCAGAAGGCCGCCGCCGAGGTCACCCGCACACGAATGGAACAGCTCGCTGCGGAGGCCCGTGAGCTGAAGGTCTTCGTGGTCCTGGTCGGGCAGCACGCGTACATCTCTGCGCTACCAGGCGAGCTCCGCGGAAACCTCCGCACGCAGGTCGTGGTCGGCCGCCCGGACGACAAGCATCTCGCCGCGCTGTTCGCCGACCAGCGTGCAGCTGCGACGCAGGTGCGTGACGGGATCAACCCGCAGATCAAGGGCCGCAGCCTCGTCGCCGACGTGAACGAGGAGGGCGACATGACGATCTCGATGTTCCAGGCGTTCTTCAATCCGCCCGGCCCCGCAGCGGAGGCGATGGAGCGTGCAGTGGCTGCTGCTCCACGTCCTCGCCGGATCAGCTGGCGGTTCCCCCGCGGCGACGAGCTCGGCGGCGACGGGAGCTGGCAGGACTGGACTCCCGCAACGGATCCGAGCAGCGACACGCTGCCAGTGCAGATCCTCGACCTGCCCGACGGCACGCCCGACCCCGCCGCGGCCATCTACGACCCCACCTCCCGGAGCTATCGCCCCGGCCGCAAGCCCCTGTCACTGGTCCATGCGACCACGAACTGA
- a CDS encoding DUF2637 domain-containing protein, whose amino-acid sequence MAVDQPKWPVPPFPQVRAHIEEKSMTFADKALDPLREVRAILWTLLVSATVASVAANIAHALVTHGLTPAAVGPVLFAMLAPVALLGLFHLMAAWTRAAADRSTVFWFFLGAIVLLAGAAFRLSFAAIRDLAIGYGYGWADAALFPLILDGLIAVCTVGLVAATQPRRKAKAIRASLPQRVLAWWRGPSTTAEQPVHRLTQSAQAQAVHQSTKAAPEPVEQLVPQAAETAREPVVQADAPTVTSDDEVVHRPGAPVLQESETQPVHTTERPRLAAVHADAPAQSEAVQTPVVQQVRQRTTQEAEQAPVVQAVHRAQAKKVVQAGASELPASRIAEVYARLDAGWSQNEIASARVAAKRTIAKLVAAREALDTTAEEPEPAFA is encoded by the coding sequence GTGGCCGTCGATCAGCCGAAGTGGCCGGTGCCACCGTTTCCGCAGGTGAGAGCGCATATCGAGGAGAAGAGCATGACGTTCGCCGACAAGGCGCTGGACCCCCTGCGTGAGGTCCGCGCCATCCTCTGGACCTTGCTGGTCTCCGCGACGGTGGCCAGCGTCGCCGCCAACATCGCGCACGCCCTGGTCACCCATGGACTCACCCCCGCGGCGGTCGGCCCGGTGCTGTTCGCGATGCTGGCACCCGTCGCTCTGCTCGGCCTCTTCCACCTCATGGCCGCATGGACCCGAGCAGCTGCGGACCGGAGCACGGTGTTCTGGTTCTTCCTTGGGGCGATCGTGCTGCTGGCCGGCGCGGCGTTCCGCCTCAGCTTCGCGGCGATCAGGGACCTCGCGATCGGCTACGGGTACGGATGGGCGGACGCCGCACTGTTCCCGCTGATCCTCGACGGGTTGATCGCGGTCTGCACCGTGGGGCTTGTGGCCGCGACGCAGCCGCGACGCAAGGCGAAGGCCATCCGTGCCTCGCTCCCGCAGCGGGTGCTCGCATGGTGGCGCGGCCCCTCCACAACCGCGGAGCAGCCGGTGCACCGACTCACGCAGAGCGCTCAGGCGCAGGCGGTGCACCAGTCCACGAAGGCTGCACCGGAGCCCGTGGAGCAGCTGGTGCCCCAGGCAGCAGAGACTGCCCGGGAGCCCGTGGTCCAGGCTGATGCACCGACCGTGACCAGCGATGACGAGGTGGTGCACCGGCCTGGTGCACCAGTGCTCCAGGAGTCTGAGACCCAGCCGGTGCACACCACGGAGCGGCCCCGTCTCGCCGCGGTGCACGCCGATGCACCGGCACAGAGCGAAGCGGTGCAGACCCCGGTGGTGCAGCAGGTGCGCCAGCGCACCACTCAGGAGGCGGAGCAGGCGCCGGTGGTGCAGGCGGTGCACCGTGCTCAGGCCAAGAAGGTGGTGCAGGCCGGTGCATCCGAGCTGCCCGCGTCGCGCATCGCCGAGGTCTACGCGCGTCTCGACGCCGGGTGGTCGCAGAACGAGATCGCTTCGGCGAGGGTCGCCGCGAAGCGCACCATTGCCAAGCTCGTCGCCGCGCGTGAAGCGCTGGACACCACCGCCGAGGAGCCCGAGCCCGCCTTCGCCTAA
- the nrdE gene encoding class 1b ribonucleoside-diphosphate reductase subunit alpha translates to MSPTAVPVTDGPSDTTVSASVSGVHAGPAGHDPAELDYHALNAMLNLYDADGRIQFDKDREAARQYFLQHVNQNTVFFHDLDEKLDYLVKENYYEPEVLEQYDREFVKLLFGHAYAKKFRFPTFLGAFKYYTSYTLKTFDGKRYLERFEDRVCMVALTLAAGDTALARNLVDEIIDGRFQPATPTFLNSGKKQRGEPVSCFLLRIEDNMESIGRSINSALQLSKRGGGVALLLSNVREHGAPIKKIENQSSGVIPIMKLLEDSFSYANQLGARQGAGAVYLHAHHPDIYRFLDTKRENADEKIRIKTLSLGVVIPDITFELAKNNDDMYLFSPYDVERIYGKPFADVNVTELYHEMVEDKRIRKSKIRAREFFQTLAELQFESGYPYIMFEDTVNRANPVEGKITHSNLCSEILQVSTPSTFNDDLSYSHVGKDISCNLGSMNIAKAMDSPDLGLTIETAIRGLTAVADQTSIDSVPSIRRANEEGHAIGLGQMNLHGYLARERIFYGSEEGIDFTNMYFYTVLFHALRASNKLAKEKGRPFAGFENSTYASGEFFDKYIDQPWEPATQRVRELFANAGQSDGSLFASSGIAIPTQDDWRELKASIQEHGIYNQNLQAVPPTGSISYINHSTSSIHPVAAKIEIRKEGKIGRVYYPAPYLTNDNLEYYQDAYEIGYEKIIDTYAAATQHVDQGLSLTLFFKDTATTRDVNRAQIYAWRKGIKTLYYIRLRQMALEGTEVEGCVSCML, encoded by the coding sequence TTGTCGCCCACCGCAGTTCCCGTGACCGATGGTCCCTCCGACACCACGGTGTCGGCGAGTGTCTCCGGCGTGCACGCCGGGCCGGCCGGGCACGACCCGGCCGAGCTCGACTACCACGCGCTCAACGCGATGCTGAACCTGTACGACGCGGACGGGCGGATCCAGTTCGACAAGGACCGCGAGGCCGCGCGGCAGTACTTCCTGCAGCACGTCAACCAGAACACGGTGTTCTTCCACGATCTTGACGAGAAGCTCGACTATCTGGTCAAGGAGAACTACTACGAGCCCGAGGTCCTGGAGCAGTACGACCGCGAGTTCGTGAAGCTGCTGTTCGGGCACGCCTACGCGAAGAAGTTCCGCTTCCCGACCTTCCTCGGGGCGTTCAAGTACTACACCAGTTACACGCTGAAGACGTTCGACGGTAAGCGCTACCTGGAGCGTTTCGAGGATCGTGTGTGCATGGTGGCGCTGACGCTGGCCGCCGGTGACACCGCGCTGGCCCGGAACCTGGTCGACGAGATCATCGACGGCCGGTTCCAGCCGGCCACCCCCACGTTCCTGAACTCGGGCAAGAAGCAGCGCGGTGAGCCGGTCTCGTGCTTCCTGCTGCGCATCGAGGACAACATGGAGTCGATCGGGCGGTCGATCAACTCGGCGCTGCAGCTGTCCAAGCGCGGCGGCGGCGTGGCCCTGCTGCTCTCGAACGTGCGCGAGCACGGGGCGCCGATCAAGAAGATCGAGAACCAGAGCAGCGGCGTCATCCCGATCATGAAGCTGCTGGAGGACTCGTTCAGCTACGCCAATCAGCTCGGCGCGCGCCAGGGCGCCGGTGCGGTGTACCTGCACGCCCACCACCCGGACATCTACCGGTTCCTGGACACCAAGCGGGAGAACGCGGACGAGAAGATCCGGATCAAGACGCTCAGCCTGGGTGTCGTGATCCCGGACATCACGTTCGAGCTGGCCAAGAACAACGACGACATGTACCTGTTCAGCCCGTACGACGTCGAGCGCATCTACGGCAAGCCGTTCGCCGACGTCAACGTGACCGAGCTGTACCACGAGATGGTCGAGGACAAGCGGATCCGCAAGTCGAAGATCCGGGCGCGCGAGTTCTTCCAGACCCTCGCCGAGCTGCAGTTCGAGTCGGGCTACCCGTACATCATGTTCGAGGACACGGTGAACCGGGCGAATCCGGTCGAGGGCAAGATCACCCACTCCAACCTGTGCTCGGAGATCCTGCAGGTGTCGACGCCGTCGACCTTCAACGACGATCTCTCGTACTCGCATGTCGGCAAGGACATCTCCTGCAACCTCGGGTCGATGAACATCGCCAAGGCGATGGACTCGCCGGATCTGGGGCTGACCATCGAGACTGCGATCCGCGGGCTCACCGCCGTCGCCGATCAGACGTCGATCGACTCGGTGCCGTCGATCCGCCGCGCGAACGAGGAGGGGCACGCGATCGGCCTCGGGCAGATGAATCTGCACGGCTACCTGGCTCGCGAGCGCATCTTCTACGGCAGCGAGGAGGGCATCGACTTCACCAACATGTACTTCTACACGGTGCTGTTCCACGCGCTGCGCGCGTCGAACAAGCTCGCGAAGGAGAAGGGCCGCCCGTTCGCCGGCTTCGAGAACAGCACGTACGCGTCCGGCGAGTTCTTCGACAAGTACATCGATCAGCCGTGGGAGCCGGCCACCCAGCGGGTGCGTGAGCTGTTCGCGAACGCCGGGCAGTCGGACGGCAGCCTGTTCGCCAGCTCGGGGATCGCGATCCCGACGCAGGACGATTGGCGTGAGTTGAAGGCGTCGATCCAAGAGCACGGCATCTACAACCAGAATCTGCAGGCCGTCCCGCCGACCGGGTCGATCAGCTACATCAACCACTCGACCAGCTCGATCCACCCGGTCGCCGCGAAGATCGAGATCCGCAAGGAAGGCAAGATCGGCCGCGTCTACTACCCGGCGCCGTACCTCACCAACGACAACCTGGAGTACTACCAGGACGCCTACGAGATCGGCTACGAGAAGATCATCGACACCTACGCCGCGGCCACGCAGCACGTCGACCAGGGTCTGTCGTTGACGCTGTTCTTCAAGGACACCGCCACCACTCGCGACGTGAACAGGGCGCAGATCTACGCGTGGCGCAAGGGCATCAAGACGCTGTACTACATCCGTCTGCGCCAGATGGCCCTCGAGGGGACCGAGGTGGAGGGCTGCGTGTCCTGCATGCTCTAG
- the eccB gene encoding type VII secretion protein EccB has translation MPRQLTTRAQVSGYRFGLSRAEHALIRRDARMLADPMRSELRALIGGAVIALVLLAGAGIYGIIRPAPSVADAEIVAADTGGLFVLVDGVMHPVPNLASARLVIGEPSPVKNVTARSVSAYPRGPSLGIPGAPAGLPGPADRRESTWTVCDDPAGGTAVIAGRPAAPPASARAGVLVRAGDEEWLLYQLRRDSVARPVRARLRPESVAVRRALGLDGVAARPVSAALLNAFPAEPELAVPEIPGAGGAGPATLRETPVGTVVRSLGVDDAPSYFAVLADGVQPLTPVAAEALRGADATAPGTVTQVAPAALASVPVVHRLPLDGFPEAPPDLTESRAAGAEPVLCRSWSAVAGRPGVRESLLVTAHLPLPGGARVVTLSAADGGGPGLDGVYLRPGTGEQVAVPGGRYYITDAGVRYPIADADTAQMLGLPAEPEPAPWPVVSLLPAGPQLSREAALVARDLPR, from the coding sequence ATGCCGAGACAGTTGACGACGCGCGCACAGGTCAGCGGCTACCGATTTGGATTGTCCCGCGCCGAACACGCACTGATCCGGCGCGATGCGCGCATGCTGGCCGACCCCATGCGATCGGAATTGCGCGCGCTGATCGGCGGCGCGGTGATCGCGCTGGTACTGCTGGCCGGGGCGGGGATCTACGGGATCATCCGGCCGGCGCCGTCGGTCGCCGATGCCGAGATCGTCGCCGCCGACACCGGCGGGCTCTTCGTTCTGGTCGACGGCGTGATGCATCCGGTGCCGAATCTGGCCTCGGCGCGGCTGGTGATCGGGGAGCCGTCGCCGGTCAAGAACGTCACCGCGCGCTCGGTGAGCGCCTACCCGCGCGGCCCGTCGCTCGGTATCCCGGGCGCACCGGCCGGGCTGCCCGGCCCGGCCGACCGGCGGGAGTCGACGTGGACGGTGTGCGACGATCCGGCCGGCGGCACGGCGGTGATCGCCGGCCGGCCCGCCGCGCCACCGGCCTCGGCGCGGGCGGGCGTGCTGGTCCGGGCCGGCGACGAGGAATGGCTGCTGTATCAGCTGCGGCGGGACTCGGTGGCGCGGCCGGTGCGGGCGCGGCTGCGGCCGGAGTCGGTCGCGGTGCGCCGAGCGCTCGGGCTCGACGGGGTGGCGGCGCGGCCGGTCAGCGCGGCCCTGCTGAACGCGTTCCCGGCCGAACCCGAACTCGCGGTGCCGGAGATCCCGGGGGCCGGCGGGGCGGGTCCGGCGACGCTGCGCGAAACGCCGGTCGGCACGGTGGTCCGCTCGCTCGGCGTCGACGATGCGCCGTCGTACTTCGCGGTGCTGGCCGACGGCGTCCAGCCGCTGACACCCGTCGCCGCCGAGGCGCTGCGCGGCGCGGACGCGACGGCACCGGGCACGGTGACGCAGGTGGCGCCGGCCGCGCTGGCGTCGGTGCCGGTGGTGCACAGGCTGCCGCTCGATGGCTTCCCGGAGGCACCGCCCGATCTGACCGAGAGCCGGGCCGCCGGCGCTGAACCGGTGCTGTGCCGGTCGTGGTCGGCGGTGGCGGGCCGGCCGGGGGTGCGTGAGAGTCTGCTGGTCACCGCGCATCTCCCGCTGCCGGGTGGTGCGCGGGTGGTGACGCTCAGTGCGGCCGACGGCGGCGGTCCCGGGCTCGACGGCGTGTACCTGCGGCCCGGGACCGGTGAACAGGTGGCGGTGCCCGGTGGGCGGTACTACATCACCGACGCGGGTGTCCGCTATCCGATCGCCGACGCGGACACCGCGCAGATGCTGGGGCTGCCCGCCGAGCCGGAACCGGCGCCGTGGCCGGTGGTGTCGTTACTGCCGGCCGGGCCGCAGCTGTCCCGGGAGGCGGCGCTGGTGGCGCGTGATCTGCCTCGGTGA
- a CDS encoding TetR/AcrR family transcriptional regulator — protein MSSQLGQPVSLPLVRGSDTGGERADAARNRQLLLTAAKTLIDDQGAAAVTMDAVAREAGVGKGTVFRRFGSRTGLMMALLDHSEHALQHDYLSGPEPLGPGAPPLDRLIAYGRARLELTIAHLDILLEAGSDDPDRLNHPAWRMSTLHVQYLLSELGYPGGLDTVAIAIQAPLEAIAVRHVIEVIGLTAEQIADDWERMVRLLAAGLR, from the coding sequence ATGTCCTCTCAACTCGGGCAGCCCGTGTCGCTGCCGCTGGTCCGCGGGAGCGACACCGGAGGCGAACGCGCCGACGCCGCCCGCAACCGGCAGTTGCTGCTGACCGCCGCCAAGACCCTGATCGACGATCAAGGCGCCGCGGCGGTCACCATGGATGCGGTCGCCCGCGAGGCGGGCGTGGGCAAGGGGACCGTCTTCCGCCGGTTCGGCAGCCGCACCGGGCTGATGATGGCGCTCCTGGATCACTCCGAGCACGCGCTTCAGCACGACTATCTGTCCGGCCCCGAACCCCTCGGCCCGGGCGCACCCCCGCTCGACCGGCTGATCGCCTACGGCCGGGCCCGCCTCGAGCTCACCATCGCCCACCTCGACATCCTGCTCGAGGCCGGTTCCGACGATCCCGATCGTCTCAACCACCCGGCGTGGCGGATGTCCACCCTGCACGTGCAGTATCTGCTCTCCGAGCTCGGCTATCCCGGCGGCCTGGACACGGTCGCCATCGCGATCCAGGCGCCGCTGGAGGCCATCGCCGTCCGGCACGTGATCGAGGTGATCGGCCTGACCGCCGAACAGATCGCCGACGACTGGGAACGGATGGTCCGGCTCCTGGCCGCCGGCCTCCGCTGA
- the nrdH gene encoding glutaredoxin-like protein NrdH, with translation MAITVYTKPACVQCNATYKALDKHGLEYDVVDISQDDEARDYVMALGYLQAPVVVVTGAGSAASGPLLSDEHWSGYRPDRIKAVASRAA, from the coding sequence ATGGCCATCACCGTCTACACCAAGCCGGCTTGCGTGCAGTGCAACGCGACCTACAAGGCCCTCGACAAGCACGGCCTGGAGTACGACGTGGTCGACATCAGCCAGGACGACGAGGCGCGCGACTACGTGATGGCGCTCGGGTACCTGCAGGCGCCGGTCGTCGTGGTCACCGGCGCCGGGAGCGCAGCGAGCGGGCCGCTGCTCTCCGACGAGCACTGGTCGGGCTACCGTCCCGATCGCATCAAGGCCGTCGCCTCGCGCGCGGCCTGA
- a CDS encoding NAD(P)H-dependent oxidoreductase encodes MSDAVRTVVVLVGSLRRESVNRRLAAHLAAEAPEGVDVQIADGLGLLPFYNEDIDVDGRRGDAVEALRAQVGAADAVLLVTPEYNGGLPAVLKNAIDWLSRPYGAGALSGRPVGVVGAALGRFAGTWAREDARKAAGIAGAEVIEAVELGLRSAEFDEALIEADAVFEALLGELVAAG; translated from the coding sequence ATGTCTGATGCTGTTCGCACCGTCGTCGTCCTCGTCGGCAGTCTGCGCCGGGAGTCGGTGAACCGCCGGCTGGCCGCGCACCTGGCGGCCGAGGCGCCGGAAGGCGTCGATGTCCAGATCGCCGACGGCCTCGGCCTGCTGCCGTTCTACAACGAGGACATCGACGTCGACGGGCGGCGCGGCGACGCCGTGGAGGCGTTGCGCGCGCAGGTCGGCGCCGCCGACGCGGTGCTGCTGGTGACCCCGGAGTACAACGGTGGACTGCCCGCCGTCCTGAAGAACGCCATCGACTGGCTGTCCCGGCCGTACGGCGCCGGCGCCCTGAGCGGCCGCCCGGTCGGCGTGGTCGGTGCGGCGCTGGGCCGCTTCGCGGGCACCTGGGCGCGCGAGGATGCGCGGAAGGCGGCCGGTATCGCGGGCGCCGAGGTGATCGAGGCCGTCGAACTCGGCCTGCGCAGCGCGGAATTCGACGAGGCGCTCATCGAGGCCGATGCGGTGTTCGAGGCGCTGCTCGGTGAGCTCGTGGCCGCCGGCTGA